ATTTTCTTGATTTAAAAGTCGATATGGAGTCTGACCTGCGCCACTTTTTCTTTAGGAAGGTGTACTTCGGCCCCGCCGATATTAATTGTAATAATGTCGTCAATCAAATCTACCAGCGTTCCGATAAGAACTTTCTGTCCATCTACAGGTTCATAGGTCTTTATCTCCACTTTGTCCCCTTTATGGCGAACATAATCGCGATTTTTTTTGAGAGGACGATCCAAACCTGGCGAAGAGACCTCTAAATAATATCTTTCTTTAATAATGTCAAGTTCATCCAATTTGGCTTCCACCCGCTCACTTACCCACTGGCAGTCATCTAATTCAATACCTTTTTCTTTATCTAAAAAAATCCTTAAGTACCATTCTCGTTCCTTTATGTACTCAACATCCACAACCTCAAGCCCGGTTCCAGCAATAATATCATTGACGATTTTTTCTACAGCTTCTTCAATTTTTTCTCTGGCCAAAATACCACACCCCCAATATTAAAGTGATTCAGCGAAACGCTACATATCCGGTATCTTTATTGTAACCTATTGCTATGTATGCTTATACCCTGATATTGGAAATGGCGAAATACAGCAATAAGATGAAAGAGTGGGCTTTTCACCCACTCTTGAAACAGTTAAAACTTTAATTCTACAATATTATAACACCTAGAAACAAATAACACAACAAATTTAACGTAAATTTTGCCTATTAGGAAAATCATGCAAACAACATAATTTGGTCTGTTTCATCCATATCGTGCAAACAGCCATGTTCTTTCAGTATGTCGATGACTGCCCTCGATATTCGGGCCCGTGAACGTAAATCTTCCAAAGATGAAAAAGGTTTTTTCCGCCGGGCTTCAGCGATATTGTGAGCCGCCGCATCTCCAAGTCCCTGCAGTGACGCAAGCGGCGGCAAAAGCCCATCATCAGCTATGATGAACTTTGTTGCGTCTGAGGTATATAAGTCTACTCGCCGGAATGTATAACCCCTTAAATACATCTCAAGTGCCATCTCCACAATTGTCTGCAGACCTTTTTCCTTAGCCGTCATAGCATTGCCTTTTTGCTCAAATTCCAATAACTTAGCCCTTAAGGCACCTTCACCTTGAATAATAAGGCCGGCGTCAAATTCCGTTGCCCGAACGGTAAAATAGGAAGCATAAAAAGCAAGCGGGTAGTGGACCTTGCAATAAGCAATACGAAATGCCATCATAACATAAGCAACGGCATGGGCTTTGGGAAACATATATTTAATTTTTTGGCAGGACTCAATGTACCACTCCGGAACATTTTTAGCCCGCATCTTTTCTACATCGTCCGGTTTGACTCCTTTTCCTTTGCGTACGCCCTCCATTATTTTAAAAGCAGTTTGCGGTTCTACACCTTTATGAATGAGATAAACCATAATATCATCACGGGTAGAAATGGCCTCGGAAAGCCTGACCGTACCACTCTTTATCAAATCCTGAGCATTATTCAGCCAAACATCTGTACCATGGGAAAAACCACTAATACGAACTAGCTCACTGAATGTTTTCGGTTTAGTATCTTCAAGCATTTGACGGACAAATTTAGTGCCAAATTCGGGAATCCCAAAGGTCCCCACCGTACTGCCCAGTTGCTCCGCTGTAAGCTTTAGCACCTCAGTCGATGAAAATAAACTCATTGTTTCCCTATCGTCAAACGGCAGTGATTTTGCATCAATGCCGGTCAGATCTTCCAGCATTTTTATTACCGTAGGATCGTCATGTCCTAAAATGTCCAATTTAACTAACCTGCTGCTAATAGAATGATAATCGAAGTGCGTCGTGATGGTAGATGAATTCTTATCGTCGGCAGGAAATTGAATAGGAGTAAAATGGTGCACGTCCATATCTCTCGGAACAACCATAATCCCCCCCGGATGCTGACCGGTTGTACGTTTTACCCCTGTGCAGCCTGCGACCAATCGGTCAATATGTGCGTTTCTAGCTACAATCCCCTTTTCGGCGCAATAGTTTTTAACAAAGCCATACGCGGTTTTTTCCGCAATAGTCGCGATAGTTCCAGCTCTAAATACGTTATCTTTTCCAAACAATTCTTCTGTATATTTGTGGGCAACCGGTTGATAATCCCCGGAAAAATTGAGGTCAATATCAGGTACTTTGTCGCCATGAAATCCCATAAATACCGCAAAAGGAATGTTATGCCCGTTTTTTACCATCAGAGTTTGACACTTTGAACACACCTTATCAGGCAAATCAAAGCCGCCGCCGTAACTGCCATCGGTGATAAATTCACTGTTCTTACAGTTAGGACAGCGCCAGTGTGGCGGTAAAGGATTTACTTCCGTGATGCCGGTCATGGTAGCAACAAAGGATGAACCGACAGAACCCCGGGAACCAACCAGATAACCATCATCCATTGATTTCTTTACCAGTTTGTGAGCGATTAGATATAAAACCGCAAAACCGTTATTAATAATTGAGTTCAATTCATACTCCAAACGCTCAGCCACTATTGCCGGCAGGGGACTGCCGTACAAAGCCTCGGCGTTTTGGTAAGACATGGACTTTATTTCCTCTTCCGCGCCTGGTATCTGGGGCGAATAAAGTTCGTCCGGAATGGGTTTAATGGATTCCACCATATCATTAATTAGACGGGGGTTTTCCACTACAGCCTGAAATGCCAATTGGGTCCCAAGATAGCTGAACTCTTCAAGCATCTCTTGCGTTGTCCGAAAATAAAGCGGCGGCTGATTATCGGCGTCATCAAATCCTTGGCCTGCCATTAGAATTCGGCGATAAATCTCATCTTCAGGATTCAAAAAATGAACATCACAGGTTGCCACTACCGGTTTATTCAATCTAGCTGCCAATTCACAAACTTTTATATTGATTTGCCGCAAACCATCTTGATTGGCAATTTTTCCTTTGCGAACTAAAAATTCATTATTTTTAATAGGTTGGATTTCCAGATAATCATAAAAGCCGGCTATCGCCAGCAAGTGTTCGTCCGGTGCACCGTTTACAATGGCCTGTATTAATTCGCCGGCTTCACAGGCAGATCCCAAAATGAGTCCCTCCCGGTACTCGTTTAAGACTGCCCTGGGAATGCGGGGAGTGCGATGCAGATATCTTAAATGGGATATAGAAACCAGTCGATATAAGTTGCGCAAGCCAATATTATTTCTCGCTAAGATTACAATATGCCGGGCTTGATTAATATCTTCATCAAAAAGGTAACCTTCCATACCATAAATAATTTTAATCCCAGCTTCAATCGCTTCTTCGTGGGCTTCCGGAAAGGCTTGAACTACCCCGTGGTCAGTAATGGCTACAGCCGGATGGCCCCACTTAGCCGCTGTTTTGATTAAACTTTTGATAGATACTACGGCGTCCAAAGTGCTCATCCTAGTGTGCGCATGAAGTTCGATCCGCGGGGTTTCACAGGTATCCTCTCTCTCCACCCGTTCTACCCGGCACATGCTGTCTGTAAACAAAACAAGTTCATTGGAAAACTTATCAAACTGAACGGTTCCCTTCACTTTTACGTATAGTCCGTTTTTGATAACTGCCGATACTTTTTTAAATTGCTCTTCATTGTCAAAAAATACTTTATTGCTTATACCGTCAGTATTATCAATAAGATCATAAGTAAGTAAGAAGCGGCCTGAGCGTAGCTCTTTCCCTTCCAAATTCATAATCTGGCCTACAATAACCACATTGCGGACTTCATCCTGAATTGAACTGATTGTTTGTTGTCCGGCATCACTAATGTTGCGGATATTACGCCCAAAGATGACCGGACTGTCATTATTCCTCACTTTATTCGGAGCGGAATTTTCAGATAAAGCCTCCACATATTCGGGAGTCATGAGAGAAGACTCACAATCATCAGGAATTTCGGCCAGTCCTGAGTTGGTAAAACGTATTTCACAAATGCGACCATACTCACGCAGGATAAAGGATTTTATGGTATGATCAATGCCACGGTCGGCCACAATTGCTGCCGATAAATTACCAACTGTTTCAATTGACAAAATTTCGCCGTCAAAGCTGAATGAGGCATTTAACAAAATATGTCGCACAGCCGGATTATCTTGAGATACTTGACCGACAAACTCAGTCCAGCATTGAGACAGATACGCCGCTAAATCCCCAAGTTGTTGAACGAATGCTACTTTTGACAATCCACAACGACTGCAAAGGTATTTTTCTGCCGGCGCTAAAATCGAATCCGGAATATTTTTTTGAACATTAAGAAAAATCTTCCATGATCCTGAACTGCCATATTCCGTATTGATTTCAACCTTACTGATTCTGGCAGACCGTAAGGCCTCGTACCCCGAATCTACAATATTAAGTTCAAGTCCTGCGATAAATTGATATAAATTCGATATTCCTTCAGGAATTACACAATAGCTAGACATACTCGTCTCCCTACTAAGTATCACGCCTTTTTAAAATTTAAAGTCCGGACATCAATTGGGTAATGCTTCCAATATAATCTTCGGCTTTAAAAAAGGAGGTTTCACCAGTACGGCGTATTTTGACTTCGATCAGGCCTTCGCTTAAAGCTTTCGGTCCAACCGTTATGCGTAAAGGATAGCCAATTAGGTCGGCGTCCTTAAATTTAACGCCCGGTCGTTCATTACGATCATCCAACACTGTTTCGATGCTGTTACCGTTAAGCTCTGAATATATCTTTTCCGCTAAGGACATCTGCGCTTCATCTTTTGCGTTAACAGGCACTACTACCGCCTGGTAAGGAGCAATAGGTACCGGCCAAATAATGCCGTTCTCATCGTAATTCTGTTCAATAGCAGCAGCCATTGTCCGGCTGACCCCAACCCCGTAACACCCCATGACCATCGGCTTTTCTATGCCATTCTCGTCGATGAATGTCGCCTGAAGCGCCTTACTGTATTTAGTGTATAATTTAAATACCTGACCGACTTCAATCCCTCTGGTAGTTTTAACCTTGATGCCACAGCGGGGACAAGGATCATTTTCCCGGATTAAACGAATATCAGCAACAAGAAACGGGCTGAAGTCACGCTTCGGATTAACGTTAATGTAATGCCGCTCCGGTTGGTTGGCTCCACACACCGCGTTGTACATGTTCATAACAGAGTGATCAGCCACGATTGCAACTTTTTCTGAATTTTGAACACCGACGGGTCCCAGATATCCTACCGTACTGCCGGTTATTCTGGTAATGACATCTTCCGTAGCTAAATCAATACGCAAACATTTCAACTTATTTAACAACTTAATTTCATTAACTTCATGATCCCCGCGAACAAGCGCAAAAATCAGCTGTTCCCCGTCGGTAATGTAGGCAAGAGTCTTTATAGTTCTCGCGGGAGCAACACCTAAATATTTGCTAACAGCCGCGATAGTTTTTGTACCAGGAGTGTCTGTTATTGTTAATGGTAACAATTCTTCGTCAGCGTGAATAATTGGATGTAATTCAGCTTTTTCCACGTTGGCGGTATACTCACAGGATGGACAATAAACAATTGCTGCTTCACCGGAATCAGCAATTACCATAAATTCATG
This window of the Methylomusa anaerophila genome carries:
- a CDS encoding ribosome maturation factor RimP; translated protein: MAREKIEEAVEKIVNDIIAGTGLEVVDVEYIKEREWYLRIFLDKEKGIELDDCQWVSERVEAKLDELDIIKERYYLEVSSPGLDRPLKKNRDYVRHKGDKVEIKTYEPVDGQKVLIGTLVDLIDDIITINIGGAEVHLPKEKVAQVRLHIDF
- a CDS encoding PolC-type DNA polymerase III; this translates as MSSYCVIPEGISNLYQFIAGLELNIVDSGYEALRSARISKVEINTEYGSSGSWKIFLNVQKNIPDSILAPAEKYLCSRCGLSKVAFVQQLGDLAAYLSQCWTEFVGQVSQDNPAVRHILLNASFSFDGEILSIETVGNLSAAIVADRGIDHTIKSFILREYGRICEIRFTNSGLAEIPDDCESSLMTPEYVEALSENSAPNKVRNNDSPVIFGRNIRNISDAGQQTISSIQDEVRNVVIVGQIMNLEGKELRSGRFLLTYDLIDNTDGISNKVFFDNEEQFKKVSAVIKNGLYVKVKGTVQFDKFSNELVLFTDSMCRVERVEREDTCETPRIELHAHTRMSTLDAVVSIKSLIKTAAKWGHPAVAITDHGVVQAFPEAHEEAIEAGIKIIYGMEGYLFDEDINQARHIVILARNNIGLRNLYRLVSISHLRYLHRTPRIPRAVLNEYREGLILGSACEAGELIQAIVNGAPDEHLLAIAGFYDYLEIQPIKNNEFLVRKGKIANQDGLRQINIKVCELAARLNKPVVATCDVHFLNPEDEIYRRILMAGQGFDDADNQPPLYFRTTQEMLEEFSYLGTQLAFQAVVENPRLINDMVESIKPIPDELYSPQIPGAEEEIKSMSYQNAEALYGSPLPAIVAERLEYELNSIINNGFAVLYLIAHKLVKKSMDDGYLVGSRGSVGSSFVATMTGITEVNPLPPHWRCPNCKNSEFITDGSYGGGFDLPDKVCSKCQTLMVKNGHNIPFAVFMGFHGDKVPDIDLNFSGDYQPVAHKYTEELFGKDNVFRAGTIATIAEKTAYGFVKNYCAEKGIVARNAHIDRLVAGCTGVKRTTGQHPGGIMVVPRDMDVHHFTPIQFPADDKNSSTITTHFDYHSISSRLVKLDILGHDDPTVIKMLEDLTGIDAKSLPFDDRETMSLFSSTEVLKLTAEQLGSTVGTFGIPEFGTKFVRQMLEDTKPKTFSELVRISGFSHGTDVWLNNAQDLIKSGTVRLSEAISTRDDIMVYLIHKGVEPQTAFKIMEGVRKGKGVKPDDVEKMRAKNVPEWYIESCQKIKYMFPKAHAVAYVMMAFRIAYCKVHYPLAFYASYFTVRATEFDAGLIIQGEGALRAKLLEFEQKGNAMTAKEKGLQTIVEMALEMYLRGYTFRRVDLYTSDATKFIIADDGLLPPLASLQGLGDAAAHNIAEARRKKPFSSLEDLRSRARISRAVIDILKEHGCLHDMDETDQIMLFA
- a CDS encoding proline--tRNA ligase, which encodes MRASQLYAPTLRETPAEAEVISHQLMLRAGFIRKAAGGIYSYLPLAWRVLRKIENIVREEMDAKGGQELFMPVIQPAEMWMETGRWSVYGDEMFRLKDRHNRDFCLGPTHEEMITTLVRGDVRSYRQLPLRLYQIQNKYRDEIRPRFGLMRGREFIMKDLYSFDKDEAGLDESYDKMYDAYTKIFSRCGLTFRAVEADSGAIGGSGSHEFMVIADSGEAAIVYCPSCEYTANVEKAELHPIIHADEELLPLTITDTPGTKTIAAVSKYLGVAPARTIKTLAYITDGEQLIFALVRGDHEVNEIKLLNKLKCLRIDLATEDVITRITGSTVGYLGPVGVQNSEKVAIVADHSVMNMYNAVCGANQPERHYINVNPKRDFSPFLVADIRLIRENDPCPRCGIKVKTTRGIEVGQVFKLYTKYSKALQATFIDENGIEKPMVMGCYGVGVSRTMAAAIEQNYDENGIIWPVPIAPYQAVVVPVNAKDEAQMSLAEKIYSELNGNSIETVLDDRNERPGVKFKDADLIGYPLRITVGPKALSEGLIEVKIRRTGETSFFKAEDYIGSITQLMSGL